A segment of the Ferrimicrobium acidiphilum DSM 19497 genome:
TCTTGATCTCATCATCTTTGCAACCCTTGTGAGATCTCCCTAACCTTTTGTGCTTGACATCACGACTCTCTTGGTTTAGCATGATGGGCAGTCATATGACCGAAGAACGGACAAATGTCCGTTCAAATTAGAGTTGCCCGATGACAATTGGACACGAAGGGGGAGTTGTGATGGAGGAAGCGAAGCAGACGATGCCGCGGGACGGACAGCCAATAGTCTTTCGTGATGGAGTTGTTGTCTGCATGGACCGTGGTCACCAGCTGCTCTCTCGTGCGGACGTATTGATCCAAAATGGTCGGATCGCCGCCATCGGGCCAGCGTTAGCTGCTCCTACCGACTGCTTCGCCATCGACGCCTCGAACGGTATAGTTATGCCGGGCATGGTCGACACTCATCGCCATCTTTGGCAAACTGCCATGAGGGGCTATGGTGCGGATTGGACTCTCACCCAATACTTTGTCTGGTACTACCTACAGTGGGGAAAGGCGTTTCGACCAGAGGACATCTACGCCGGGAATCTATTGGGCGCGGTGGAGGCGATCGATGCTGGCGTCACCACAACCGTTGATTGGTCGCACGGTTTGCAGACGATAGAGCATGCTGAGGCCGCCGTTGATGCACTGGAATCGGTGCCGGGCCGATACATGCTCGCATATGGGAATATCCAGCAGGCTCCTTGGGAGTGGGCTACGTCTCCAGACTTCGCCTCGTTCGTCAACACTCAGCGGAGTCGAGCCAATAGTAATGTTGCGCTCCAGATCGCATTCGATGTCACTGGAGATCCGGCGTTTCCAGAACGGACGGCGTTCGAGGCTGCCCGTGCTCTTGGCTTGGCCGTTACCACCCACGCGGGGGTCTGGGGCGCCACCAACGACATCGGCATTCAGCAGATGTTCGATGCTGGTTTCATGACTCCGGAGACCGTATATGTGCACGCGGCCTCATTGACTGCAGATTCATACCATCGAATTGCAGCAACCGGCGGATCGGTCTCGGTATCTACGGAGAGCGAGGAGAGCGCTGGCCAGGGTTATCCGAGTACTTTTAGGCTCCGAGAGTATGGGATCCCGGCCTCGTTATCGAATGACACCAGCGTATGGTGGAGTGGCGATCTTTTCTCGGCGATGCGTGCGACGCTCGGTGCCGATCGAGCGATGGAGCACCTAGAACATCACCAACGCGAAGACACTCTTACTCACTGCACGTTGAGGGCGGAGAATGTTGTCGAGATGGCGACTATGGGCGGCGCACGCGCTCTGGGGCTGGATGGCGAGATTGGAAGCCTTGAGGTAGGCAAGAGAGCGGATGTGGTTCTTGTCAAAAATGAGGCATCACCTGCGATGTTCCCGCTTCTGAACCC
Coding sequences within it:
- a CDS encoding amidohydrolase family protein → MEEAKQTMPRDGQPIVFRDGVVVCMDRGHQLLSRADVLIQNGRIAAIGPALAAPTDCFAIDASNGIVMPGMVDTHRHLWQTAMRGYGADWTLTQYFVWYYLQWGKAFRPEDIYAGNLLGAVEAIDAGVTTTVDWSHGLQTIEHAEAAVDALESVPGRYMLAYGNIQQAPWEWATSPDFASFVNTQRSRANSNVALQIAFDVTGDPAFPERTAFEAARALGLAVTTHAGVWGATNDIGIQQMFDAGFMTPETVYVHAASLTADSYHRIAATGGSVSVSTESEESAGQGYPSTFRLREYGIPASLSNDTSVWWSGDLFSAMRATLGADRAMEHLEHHQREDTLTHCTLRAENVVEMATMGGARALGLDGEIGSLEVGKRADVVLVKNEASPAMFPLLNPYGHLAFQAQRADVHTVLIDGKMVKYENRLLGVDFTVVRRRIDTTIDHLQSTLGEDAWRQEMNPEIPEVRVINNPYTYTYDDTISRPSDAGRGANGVDHR